From one Candidatus Chromulinivorax destructor genomic stretch:
- a CDS encoding mechanosensitive ion channel family protein — translation MVLSKHSIHILPAAIISVMIIIISYGLNRILQKSIIKLGEKHNLAVQIIRALKFLTRYFILLIATILILENLHVQISALFGTFGIIAVGIGFALQNTLADMTAGLFILYYKPFFVGDYISFTSNELQQNLEGKVIDIDLRCTELKYNGNKILIPNNLIYRSAITVKKA, via the coding sequence ATGGTGCTCAGCAAACATTCTATTCACATTCTTCCAGCAGCTATTATTTCTGTTATGATTATTATTATAAGTTATGGACTTAATCGTATTTTACAAAAATCAATTATCAAATTAGGAGAAAAACATAATCTTGCAGTTCAAATCATTCGAGCTTTAAAATTTTTAACCAGATATTTCATACTACTCATTGCAACGATTTTAATTTTAGAGAATCTTCATGTTCAAATATCAGCACTTTTTGGAACATTTGGAATTATTGCTGTCGGAATAGGATTTGCACTGCAAAATACTCTTGCAGATATGACGGCAGGACTTTTTATTTTATATTATAAACCATTTTTCGTTGGTGATTATATATCTTTTACTTCAAACGAACTTCAACAAAACCTTGAAGGCAAAGTAATTGACATTGATCTACGATGCACAGAACTAAAATACAATGGAAATAAAATTTTAATTCCCAATAATCTTATATACCGTTCAGCTATTACGGTCAAAAAAGCATAA
- a CDS encoding MerR family transcriptional regulator, producing MLNNKIKKKQAFFSISAVAKMFSVHQQTIRLYEKEGFITPKRSDGNTRMFSEEDVDRLEEIIHLTHQMGINLAGVEMILKLQKKITRMQKDMNKIFTNAQSELIQETDARKSLIQAQTKQLLKIKNHPDAEIVHDVTTHEKSKKDNFNDWDIDYEE from the coding sequence ATGTTGAATAACAAAATAAAGAAAAAACAGGCTTTTTTTTCAATCTCTGCAGTAGCAAAAATGTTTTCTGTTCATCAGCAAACAATACGACTGTACGAAAAAGAAGGATTCATTACCCCAAAGCGATCTGACGGAAACACTCGCATGTTTTCAGAGGAAGATGTTGACCGTCTTGAAGAAATAATTCACTTAACTCACCAAATGGGAATCAATCTTGCTGGTGTTGAAATGATATTAAAACTTCAAAAAAAAATCACACGCATGCAAAAAGATATGAATAAAATTTTTACCAATGCACAATCTGAGCTTATTCAGGAAACTGATGCGCGTAAATCTTTAATTCAAGCGCAAACAAAGCAATTATTAAAAATTAAAAATCATCCAGATGCAGAAATTGTTCATGATGTTACAACGCATGAAAAATCAAAAAAAGATAATTTTAACGATTGGGATATAGATTACGAAGAGTAA